A window from Vidua macroura isolate BioBank_ID:100142 chromosome 20, ASM2450914v1, whole genome shotgun sequence encodes these proteins:
- the LOC128817188 gene encoding LOW QUALITY PROTEIN: 1-acyl-sn-glycerol-3-phosphate acyltransferase alpha-like (The sequence of the model RefSeq protein was modified relative to this genomic sequence to represent the inferred CDS: deleted 1 base in 1 codon), giving the protein MEGVSPLLYITSCSDLFTALLNTLWAGRMELFLLHYPFTCLLIAFLVLYQVKPAFRFFCKMTFYKLWLFTISIGAAILSIPRGRNVDNMMFLRTLTMPLKYIFGIQIVVKGKENLRTKKPFVLVLNHQTSLDILVMMEILPRRCVPIAKKEILYMGTFGLACWLAGVIFIDRKRREESIGTLTEVAHSLHKDNLRVLIFPEGTRNHGGSMLPFKRGAFQLAVKAQVPIIPVVLSSYNNFYNQKEKKFTPGKMIIQILPEVETLGLGPDDVPKLTEQVRDSMLFAYQGISGMTNGASH; this is encoded by the exons ATGGAGGGAGTCTCACCTCTGCTCTACATCACCAGCTGCTCG GACTTGTTCACTGCTCTGCTCAACACGCTCTGGGCTGGAAGGATGgagcttttcctccttcacTACCCCTTTACCTGTCTTCTCATTGCCTTTCTAGTCCTCTACCAGGTGAAACCTGCATTCAGATTCTTCTGCAAGATGACCTTCTATAAGCTGTGGCTCTTCACCATAAGCATTGGGGCTGCCATCCTCAGTATTCCTCGTGGACGTAACGTGGACAACATGAT gtttttgCGCACATTGACCATGCCACTCAAATACATCTTTGGCATTCAGATAGTGGTGAAGGGCAAGGAGAACCTCAGGACTAAGAAACCTTTTGTCCTGGTGCTGAATCACCAGACCTCCCTTGACATCCTGG TGATGATGGAGATATTGCCAAGGCGCTGTGTGCCCATTGCAAAGAAGGAGATCCTGTACATGGGCACATTCGGCCTGGCCTGCTGGCTCGCAGGGGTCATCTTCATCGACCGCAAGAGGAGGGAAGAGTCCATTGGCACCCTGACAGAGGTGGCACACTCCCTGCACAAGGACAAC TTGCGTGTCTTGATCTTCCCTGAAGGAACTCGCAACCATGGTGGCTCCATGCTGCCCTTCAAACGTGGGGCCTTCCAGCTGGCTGTGAAAGCCCAG GTCCCCATTATTCCTGTAGTGTTGTCTTCCTACAACAACTTCTACAaccagaaggagaagaaatttaCACCAG GAAAGATGATCATCCAGATCTTGCCAGAAGTGGAGACGCTGGGCCTGGGCCCAGACGATGTTCCCAAGCTGACAGAGCAGGTCCGTGACTCCATGCTCTTTGCCTACCAGGGGATATCGGGAATGACGAATGGAGCTTCTCATTAG
- the LOC128817454 gene encoding eosinophil peroxidase-like codes for MSCSMQPLVHWVPPLLLIAVPQPSKGASPAGTGARGAPADNAGKIKAGAEGPRPGKRRRIAGMKAETFLGSLVILSLFQASVSSSYDVPLELSDTSLLSSVAEARQLVDAAYKHTRERIKKNLQNSALTPAELLRYFKQPVGGTRMAVRAADYLQTTLSLLKERLRWAVRGDFNVTDLLTPAQVEVIFKATGCDQQDKKINCASSGYRTITGECNNRRNPSLGASNRALARWLPAEYEDGVSVPRGWTEGKRFSGFPLPLVRQVSNEIVRFPPEQLQMDQQRSLMFMQWGQFIDHDLDFSPETPARVPFGGETDCDTSCAKEPPCFPIQIPPNDPRITNRRDCLPFFRSAPTCTRGRAVREQINALTSFLDGSVVYGSKVAMAERLRDRSSQRGLLAVNRNFTDRGRAYMPFGPMRKEPCLKASGAARIPCFLAGDTRASEMLELACMHTLFVREHNRLAGKLRSLNPHWNDERLYQEARKILGAMIQIITYRDYLPLLLGCRFHRLIPRYQGYNESVDSRISNVFTLAFCFAHASVPPTVGRLDEYYRPITPEIQLRTSFFAVWRIIQEGGIDPYLRSLMANQAKLMTQQQMVVGELRDRLFEQVERIGFDLAALNMQRSRDHGLPGYSSWRKFCGLSQPSGVKSLGHVLRNRNLARKFLKLYGTPKNIDIWIGALAEPFVKGGRVGPLMACLIGTQFRNIRDGDRFWWQNPGVFTPHQRCSLAKISLSRIICDNTHITKVSRNIFWANRYPRGFESCSQIPKLDLRPWKSKSTEEQEKDSGAFKC; via the exons ATGTCCTGCTCCATGCAGCCCTTGGTGCACTGGGtccct CCTCTGCTTCTAATTgctgtgccacagcccag CAAAGGCGCGTCCCCGGCGGGCACAGGTGCGAGGGGAG cccctgcTGATAACGCCGGGAAGATAAAAGCGGGCGCGGAGGGGCCGCGGCCAGGGAAGAGGCGGCGGATCGCAG GGATGAAGGCAGAAACCTTTCTGGGGTCGCTGGTGATCCTCAGCCTGTTCCAGGCATCTGTATCCTCTTCCTACG aTGTGCCGCTGGAGCTGTCGGACACGTCCCTGCTGAGCAGCGTGGCCGAGGCCCGGCAGCTGGTGGATGCCGCCTACAAGCACACACGGGAGCg CATAAAGAAGAACCTGCAGAACAGTGCCTTGaccccagcagagctcctgagATATTTCAAGCAGCCAGTGGGGGGGACACGAATGGCTGTCCGGGCAGCGGATTATCTGCAGAccaccctgagcctgctcaAAGAGAGGCTGCGATGGGCTGTGAGGGGGGACTTCAACGTCACAG ACTTGCTGACTCCAGCTCAGGTGGAGGTGATTTTCAAGGCCACTGGATGTGACCAGcaggataagaaaataaattgtgcaTCTTCTGGCTATAGAACCATTACTGGCGAGTGCAACAACAG GAGGAACCCATCCCTAGGAGCTTCCAACAGAGCCCTGGCCAGGTGGCTGCCAGCAGAATATGAGGATGGCGTGTCCGTGCCCCGTGGGTGGACGGAAGGAAAGCGTTTCTCTGGATTCCCCCTTCCACTG GTCCGACAAGTGTCCAACGAGATTGTCCGCTtccccccagagcagctgcagatggACCAGCAGAGATccctcatgttcatgcagtGGGGCCAGTTTATTGACCACGACCTGGATTTCAGCCCAGAAACCCCAGCCAGAGTCCCCTTTGGTGGTGAGACAGACTGTGACACCAGCTGTGCCAAGGAGCCTCCCTGCTTTCCCATCCAG ATCCCACCCAACGACCCCCGAATCACCAACAGGAGGGATTGCCTCCCTTTCTTCCGCTCAGCTCCCACCTGCACGCGGGGCAGAGCGGTGCGGGAGCAGATCAACGCGCTGACCTCGTTCCTAGACGGCAGTGTCGTGTACGGCAGCAAGGTGGCCATGGCCGAGCGGCTGCGGGACCGGAGCAGCCAGAGGGGCCTCCTGGCTGTGAACCGCAACTTCACAGACAGGGGCAGGGCGTACATGCCTTTCGGTCCCATGAGGAAGGAGCCCTGCCTCAAGGCCAGCGGGGCAGCTCGAATCCCTTGTTTTCTTGCAG GTGACACCCGCGCCAGTGAGATGCTGGAGCTGGCCTGCATGCACACGCTCTTTGTGCGGGAGCACAACCGCCTGGCTGGGAAGCTAAGGAGCCTCAATCCCCACTGGAATGATGAGAGGCTCTACCAGGAGGCACGAAAGATCCTGGGAGCCATGATCCAG ATCATAACCTACAGGGACTACCTGCCTCTCCTGTTGGGATGCAGGTTCCACAGGCTCATTCCTCGCTACCAGGGCTACAATGAGTCTGTGGATTCTCGGATATCCAATGTCTTCACCTTGGCTTTTTGCTTTGCTCACGCCTCAGTCCCTCCAACTGTTGGCCGCTTAGATGAATATTACAGACCCATAACTCCTGAAATTCAGCTCAGAACCTCCTTCTTTGCTGTCTGGAGAATCATTCAAGAAG gTGGGATTGATCCCTATCTCCGGAGCCTCATGGCCAACCAGGCCAAGCTGATGACGCAGCAGCAGATGGTGGTGGGCGAGCTCCGGGACCGGCTCTTTGAGCAGGTTGAAAGGATTGGGTTTGATTTAGCTGCGCTCAACATGCAGCGCAGCCGAGATCATGGCCTTCCAG GTTACAGCTCCTGGAGAAAATTCTGTGGGCTCTCACAGCCCTCTGGAGTGAAGTCACTTGGGCACGTGTTGAGGAATCGGAACCTGGCAAGGAAATTCCTGAAGCTCTATGGGACACCAAAGAACATTGACATCTGGATTGGGGCCCTTGCAGAGCCCTTTGTGAAAGGAGGCCGAGTGGGGCCTCTCATGGCTTGTCTCATTGGCACCCAGTTCAGGAACATTCGTGATGGAGACAG gTTTTGGTGGCAGAACCCTGGGGTTTTCACTCCTCACCAGCGCTGTTCACTGGCCAAAATCTCCTTGTCACGAATAATATGTGACAATACCCACATCACTAAAGTATCAAGGAATATCTTCTGGGCTAACAGATACCCCCGTGGCTTTGAGAGCTGCAGTCAGATCCCAAAGCTGGACCTCAGACCCTGGAAGTCAAAGAGCACCGAGGAGCAAG AAAAAGATTCTGGTGCCTTTAAATGCTGA